Proteins co-encoded in one Arachis hypogaea cultivar Tifrunner chromosome 13, arahy.Tifrunner.gnm2.J5K5, whole genome shotgun sequence genomic window:
- the LOC112737963 gene encoding protein DJ-1 homolog D, producing MLKQEVSTASSKGTTIKTGDRVKFVGNFPSAVSSIQNHPSRVMLLGGRAPEYLAHDPLVALVIKLFSSGKALTSICLRQLILAAAGVAKDHKFTAFPPVKPAPVASGAYWVEPDTSNSGGW from the exons ATGCTGAAGCAGGAGGTTTCTACTGCTTCATCAAAAGGCACTACTATTAAAACAG GTGATCGAGTAAAATTTGTTGGTAACTTCCCTTCTGCTGTCTCATCAATACAAAATCATCCTTCAAG GGTGATGTTACTGGGTGGAAGAGCGCCAGAGTATCTTGCTCATGATCCTCTTGTGGCACTGGTGATCAAGCTTTTCAGTTCTGGAAAAGCACTTACTTCCATTTGCCTCAGACAGTTGATTCTGGCGGCTGCAGGTGTAGCTAAAGATCACAAGTTTACCGCTTTTCCTCCTGTTAAACCAGCACCGGTTGCCTCTGGTGCTTATTGGGTTGAACCAGACACTAGCAACAGTGGTGGATGGTAA